TCACGACCTTTGGCATGATCAACATGATCGGCGGGGAGTGCGACCGCTAAAGCACGAAGCATTCGATTGCGACTGGAGCGAAGTGAAATGACGCTATTCCGGTATGGCGCGAGTTGCTAAGCATCCATCTTTCGTAACAGGCCGTAGGCCGCATCCTTTCACCTCGGGAAGCCCGAAACCTGCGTGAGGTTTCGGATATTCTCCGATCGCCTTCTTGACCCCTTTGCGGCGCTCGCCTCCGCCGTTATCATCGAATCAAACGTCGGGGCCCGGCTCCGACCTTCCACGATGTCCGCCGCCGAAGCTATCGCGCCGTTCAACCCGCATCCACGCCGCATCCTGATCGTCTTGCACGGCGCGATCGGCGATGTGCTGCGCGCATTGCCGCTGCTCGGTCGCATCCGCGCCGCATGGCCCGACGCGCACATCGCTTGGTCCGTCGAGCCCAAGTCGCAGCCGATTCTCGAGCATCATCCGTGGCTCGACGAGTTGATCGTTTACGATCGCTCCCGCGCGCCGTTGAGTTTTCTTCCCTTTCTGAAACGGGTGCGCGCCGGCCGCTTCGACCTGGTGCTCGATTTGCAGCGCCACTTGAAGAGCGGCATCACGTCGATCGTGTCGGGCGCCGGCGAGCGCTACGGCTTCGATGCGTCCAACGCCAAGGAATACAATCATCTCTTTTCGAATCATCACGTCGCCGCGCAGCCCAACATGCGGCTCAAACTCCTTCAGTATCAGGCCTTTGGCGACGCGCTGAATCTTCCCGCCGCGCCGATCAAGTTCGGCCTAACGCTCACCGACGACGAACGCGATCGCGCGCGCGCGATGCTCCGCGACGCGCCGCGTCCGTTGCTCGGCGTGATCCTTGGCTCGTCGTGGCCGAGCCGGCTGTATTTTCCCGAATCGACCGCCGCAGTCATCCGCGATCTCGCGCGTCCGGCGAACGGCGCGCCGCCGCTATTTCCGGTCTTGCTCGGCGGCCCCGGCGAAAAGAGTATCGCTGCCGACGTGATGCGCCATCTCGACGGCGCGCGCGCGCTCGATCTCGCCGGCCGTACCACGCTCCGCGATCTGATCGCGATCTTTCAGGAATGCAGCGCCGCCTTCGGCCCCGACTCCGGCCCGATGCATATCGCGGCGGCCGTGGGATGTCCCGTCGTTTCGCTATGGGGCAGCACTGCTGCGGAACGCTCGGCCCCGTGGGGCTTCGACGATCTGACGATCAGCGGCGAGATCCCATGCCATCCCTGCTACCTGCGTCAATGTCCGATCGGACGCGAATGCATGCGGCGAATTTCTCCAGCGCAAGTCAGCGCGATGGTCCGGCGCGCGCTCGCGCATCCGCGGGTGTGCGCATGAAGCTCGGGATGTCCGGCCTCGAGGGCGTGCGCGTTTCGCGCGGCGGTTGGCGATTTGTCTGGCTCGATTACGATGCGCGATTTTCGGAGGAGATGCGCGAGCAGTTCATCGACAACGCATTCGCCGCAATCGACGGCACCTTGAGCCGGCGGATTCGCCGCTCGCGCCATGCGGAAACCTGGCTGCAGCGAATTCCGGGCGGTCCCAGCGTCTATTATAAATTGCTCGATCCCGTGCACGGCTTGAACGGTCTGTGGCGATCGTTTCGGCACAGCCGCGCGGCGCACGTCGCCGCGATCTCGAAGCGCTTGCGCGACGACGGTTTCGATTCCGCCGAAGTGCTGCTCATCGGCGCGGAGGAAGCAGTCGGCAACGGACGCGAAATCGTCGCCACCGAACGTATCGACGGCATGATGCTTCCGCGCCACCTCCGCGTTACGCGCGAGCATCTTGGGCGCAAGCGTGCGATCCTGCGCGCACTCGGCGGTGAAATTGCCCGACTTCATCGCGCCGGATATATTCACGGCGATTTGACGCCCTACAATATTTTCGTCACCGCCTTCGATCCGCCGCGCTTCACGTTTATCGATCACGAGCGTACGCGCCGTACCTGGCGTGCGCATTTTGAGCGGCCGCGCTTACGCAATCTAGTGCAACTCGGCCATTTCAGTTTGAAGGGGCTGAGCAACACCGATCGGATGCGCGTCTGGTGCGGATACCGCGCGGCGGTACCTTCGATGCGTCGTTCTGGCAAGCTGCGCCGGCTTATCTCGATGATCGAAGTTCGCGTCGCGCGCGATCGGATGCGCGCA
This Candidatus Binatus sp. DNA region includes the following protein-coding sequences:
- a CDS encoding lipopolysaccharide kinase InaA family protein — encoded protein: MKLGMSGLEGVRVSRGGWRFVWLDYDARFSEEMREQFIDNAFAAIDGTLSRRIRRSRHAETWLQRIPGGPSVYYKLLDPVHGLNGLWRSFRHSRAAHVAAISKRLRDDGFDSAEVLLIGAEEAVGNGREIVATERIDGMMLPRHLRVTREHLGRKRAILRALGGEIARLHRAGYIHGDLTPYNIFVTAFDPPRFTFIDHERTRRTWRAHFERPRLRNLVQLGHFSLKGLSNTDRMRVWCGYRAAVPSMRRSGKLRRLISMIEVRVARDRMRAKGVGPIDAEQHQSNHEQVAIAASTAQARKC
- a CDS encoding glycosyltransferase family 9 protein; this translates as MSAAEAIAPFNPHPRRILIVLHGAIGDVLRALPLLGRIRAAWPDAHIAWSVEPKSQPILEHHPWLDELIVYDRSRAPLSFLPFLKRVRAGRFDLVLDLQRHLKSGITSIVSGAGERYGFDASNAKEYNHLFSNHHVAAQPNMRLKLLQYQAFGDALNLPAAPIKFGLTLTDDERDRARAMLRDAPRPLLGVILGSSWPSRLYFPESTAAVIRDLARPANGAPPLFPVLLGGPGEKSIAADVMRHLDGARALDLAGRTTLRDLIAIFQECSAAFGPDSGPMHIAAAVGCPVVSLWGSTAAERSAPWGFDDLTISGEIPCHPCYLRQCPIGRECMRRISPAQVSAMVRRALAHPRVCA